A window of the Campylobacteraceae bacterium genome harbors these coding sequences:
- a CDS encoding TerB family tellurite resistance protein, with the protein MKLKKWIFIAILLTILYYTFIVNFFITLSIIVALYLGFKVLKFNARKKLNKLSGSKELFKKSELGLFIALVAKVAKADGTVQKLEAQLIGIMFDDIAKVFDEKEKTRNIMKEIFNEEKEKDGDTKEIAQALNKELGRNKHKRKQFVAFLIQLAFVDNGISKEEEKVLRDITQELDITPSQYDDIVNKFENMIKNKQQSMSPQEAYKILGLKESDDMATVKKTYRKLIRQYHPDIISSQDKGDTYMEEATAKTQEINQAYQIIKDEKK; encoded by the coding sequence ATGAAATTAAAAAAATGGATATTTATAGCAATACTTCTAACAATACTTTATTACACATTTATTGTTAATTTTTTTATAACACTTTCAATTATTGTTGCTTTATACCTAGGTTTTAAAGTATTGAAGTTTAATGCTAGAAAAAAGTTAAATAAGTTGTCCGGCTCAAAAGAACTCTTCAAAAAAAGTGAGTTAGGGCTTTTTATTGCACTTGTTGCTAAAGTTGCTAAAGCAGATGGAACAGTACAAAAGTTAGAAGCACAACTTATTGGAATAATGTTTGATGATATAGCAAAAGTTTTTGATGAAAAAGAAAAAACAAGAAATATTATGAAAGAAATTTTCAATGAAGAAAAAGAAAAAGACGGGGATACAAAAGAAATAGCTCAAGCCTTAAACAAAGAACTTGGAAGAAATAAGCACAAACGTAAACAGTTTGTAGCTTTTTTAATTCAACTGGCATTTGTTGATAATGGTATTAGCAAAGAAGAAGAAAAAGTGTTACGTGATATTACTCAAGAGCTAGATATTACACCTTCACAATATGATGATATTGTAAATAAATTTGAAAATATGATAAAAAACAAACAGCAAAGTATGAGTCCCCAAGAAGCTTATAAAATTTTAGGTCTTAAAGAAAGTGATGATATGGCTACTGTTAAAAAAACATACAGAAAACTTATCAGACAATACCATCCAGATATCATAAGTTCACAAGACAAAGGGGACACGTATATGGAAGAAGCAACTGCTAAAACACAAGAAATAAATCAAGCTTATCAAATTATTAAAGACGAAAAAAAATAA
- a CDS encoding DNA alkylation repair protein: MNVKEVIQKLKKLADTNKIELKEKKFGIISNNSLGIYHKDLKELAKKIGQNNQLALDLFDTGIYEAKILCSKIYNPNDISEELMEKWVKTFENWEICDSFCMGFFVKSKYALLKLEEWSKSEKEFIKRASFTIMASYGFANKNDSNEIFERFLEIIEREVNDDRIYVKKAVNWALRNIGKRNTDLNKKAVLCANRILQNQNKAAQWIAKNALKELEQKNPKILDYPREFYRPNNIRI; encoded by the coding sequence ATGAATGTAAAAGAAGTTATTCAAAAACTAAAAAAGCTTGCAGATACAAATAAGATTGAGCTAAAAGAAAAAAAATTTGGAATCATTTCAAATAATTCATTGGGAATTTATCATAAAGATTTAAAAGAATTAGCAAAAAAGATTGGGCAGAATAATCAATTAGCTTTAGACTTATTTGATACAGGGATATATGAAGCAAAAATTCTATGCAGTAAAATATATAATCCAAATGATATCAGCGAAGAATTAATGGAAAAATGGGTGAAAACATTTGAAAACTGGGAAATTTGCGATTCTTTTTGTATGGGCTTTTTTGTCAAAAGTAAATATGCTTTGTTAAAACTTGAAGAGTGGTCAAAGAGTGAAAAAGAGTTTATTAAAAGAGCAAGTTTTACTATCATGGCATCTTATGGCTTTGCTAATAAAAATGATTCAAATGAAATATTTGAAAGGTTTTTAGAAATTATAGAAAGAGAAGTTAATGATGATAGAATTTATGTAAAAAAAGCAGTAAATTGGGCCTTGAGAAATATTGGAAAAAGAAATACAGATTTAAATAAAAAAGCTGTTTTATGTGCGAATAGAATTTTACAAAATCAAAATAAAGCGGCGCAATGGATTGCAAAAAATGCTTTAAAAGAATTAGAACAAAAAAACCCAAAAATATTGGATTATCCAAGAGAATTTTATAGACCTAATAACATAAGAATTTAG
- a CDS encoding LysE family translocator → MISNEFILTSLIVVLIPGTGVIYTISMGLFHGWKASIYGAIGCTTGIIPHLLATILGLATLLHMSSIAFQIVKFIGVAYLLYLAWSMWKDTGTLALDEKENKLNAWSIITKGFLINILNPKLSLFFLAFLPQFVPIQSQTPTLNMFILSGIFMGMTLFVFILYGLFANSMRIHIINSPRIIKKIQQTFAVIFVILGVKLAMSER, encoded by the coding sequence ATGATAAGTAATGAATTTATTCTCACATCTTTAATTGTTGTATTAATACCAGGAACGGGTGTAATTTATACAATATCAATGGGACTATTCCATGGATGGAAAGCTAGTATTTATGGAGCTATTGGATGTACTACTGGAATCATACCTCATTTACTCGCAACTATCTTAGGTTTAGCTACTCTTCTTCATATGAGTTCTATAGCATTTCAAATAGTAAAATTTATTGGAGTTGCCTATTTATTATATTTGGCATGGTCAATGTGGAAAGATACTGGCACTTTGGCATTAGATGAAAAAGAAAATAAACTCAATGCTTGGAGTATAATCACAAAAGGATTTTTAATAAATATTTTAAATCCTAAATTATCACTATTTTTTCTAGCATTTTTACCACAATTTGTACCAATACAATCACAAACTCCAACATTAAATATGTTTATATTAAGTGGCATATTTATGGGAATGACACTTTTTGTTTTTATACTATATGGATTATTTGCAAACAGTATGAGAATCCATATAATAAATTCTCCAAGAATTATAAAAAAAATACAGCAAACATTTGCAGTTATTTTTGTAATACTTGGAGTAAAGTTAGCA